A stretch of the Capsicum annuum cultivar UCD-10X-F1 chromosome 10, UCD10Xv1.1, whole genome shotgun sequence genome encodes the following:
- the LOC107845449 gene encoding dual specificity protein kinase splB isoform X2, with protein sequence MDMEEIPVDGGFLENRYPNTSWWRSEFAEKLGSVSLDGKQEIMRNRELTEREYDRLSSQIASQIFWKTGTLSEPIPNGFYSVVPEKRLKECFEDIPTLDELHALELEGLGADVILVDAKKDKKLSMLKQLIVTLVKGLNSNPAAMIKKIAGLVADVYKRPNSELSHAKASLEEASQISENKGVQLLGQIKNSSSRPRAILFKLLADAVGLESQLVVGLPAEAASECAESYKHMSILVVLNSVELFVDLIRFPGQLIPRTTKSIYLTHIAAGESDSAENDSCDSPLEPNSPLYEFSERNDTDSSEKDDILQYQRRFESSSNAAGSSLRNMMLRSHTSIDRKLSLSQSEPNTTTIWRRGCRKVITEPRTASSSPEHPSFRAHVRSMLGGDNKTSRGYSDDVSTSRSEGAPTSEVRRIRRRSISITPEIGDDIARAVRAMTEALKQNRLLKEQGENSSYHHTSNKKDGASDLKKDMSSQRAMSLPSSPHELRRQVPERSGPDRKDDELVLTWNRIQESHMYQNKPLLPFEEWNIDFSELTVGTRVGIEVFRGMWNGTEVAIKVFLEQDLTAENMEDFCNEISILSRARHPNVILFLGACAKPPHLSMVTEYMEMGSLYHLIHVSGHKNRLSWPKRLNMLRDICRGLMCLHRMKIVHRDLKSANCLVNKRWTVKICDFGLSRIMTDASMRNSTSAGTPEWMAPELIRNEPFTEKCDIFSFGVIMWELYTLQRPWEGEPPERVIYAVANQGSRLELPEGPLGSLIADCWAEPNKRPSCEEILTRLLSNELSLYYK encoded by the exons ATGGACATGGAAGAGATACCAGTTGACGGTGGCTTTCTCGAGAATAGATACCCCAATACTTCATGGTGGCGTTCGGAATTTGCAGAAAAGCTTGGATCCGTCTCACTTGATGGCAAGCAAGAAATTATGAGGAATCGGGAACTAACTGAAAGAGAATATGATAGGTTGTCCTCTCAGATTGCTTCCCAGATTTTCTGGAAAACTGGAACACTTTCAGAACCAATACCAAATGGTTTCTACTCTGTTGTTCCT GAGAAAAGGTTaaaggaatgttttgaagacattCCTACGTTGGATGAGCTTCACGCTTTGGAGCTTGAGGGTTTAGGAGCAGATGTTATACTTGTGGATGCCAAGAAAGACAAGAAGCTCTCAATGCTGAAGCAACTGATTGTTACACTGGTGAAAGGTTTGAACTCAAATCCTGCAGCAATGATAAAAAAGATAGCTGGATTG GTGGCTGATGTTTACAAACGACCAAACTCGGAACTAAGTCATGCTAAAGCTTCACTTGAGGAAGCCTCTCAGATTTCTGAAAACAAAGGCGTCCAACTGTTGGGTCAAATAAAGAATAGTTCATCCCGTCCTCGAGCAATATTATTCAAATTGCTTGCAGATGCTGTAGGTCTTGAAAGCCAGCTAGTTGTG GGTTTGCCTGCTGAAGCAGCATCTGAGTGTGCAGAATCGTATAAGCACATGTCTATACTAGTTGTGCTAAATTCTGTGGAGCTATTTGTGGACCTTATTCGTTTTCCTGGTCAACTTATTCCACGAACAACCAAGTCTATTTACCTAACCCACATAGCTGCTGGGGAAAGTGATTCTGCAGAAAATGATTCCTGTGATTCACCTCTGGAGCCTAATAGCCCCCTCTATGAGTTTTCAGAGAGAAATGATACTGATAG TTCTGAGAAAGATGACATCCTCCAGTATCAGAGGAGATTTGAATCATCTTCAAATGCTGCAGGATCTTCATTGAGGAATATGATGTTACGTTCTCACACTTCAATTGACAGAAAACTGAG TTTGTCTCAAAGTGAACCTAATACTACAACCATTTGGAGAAGAGGTTGCAGGAAAGTTATAACAGAACCGAGGACTGCAAGTTCAAG TCCTGAGCATCCTTCATTTAGAGCACATGTACGGTCCATGCTTGGTGGTGATAACAAAACTTCGAGAGGTTATTCAGATGATGTTTCTACTTCAAG GTCAGAAGGTGCACCGACATCAGAAGTACGGCGAATACGAAGAAGAAGTATTAGTATAACTCCAGAAATTGGTGATGACATTGCAAG GGCTGTTAGAGCAATGACTGAAGCACTTAAGCAGAACCGACTTTTGAAAGAACAAGGGGAGAATAGTTCATATCATCACACTTCAAACAAAAAAGATGGTGCTTCAGATCTGAAAAAAGAT ATGAGTTCACAGAGAGCAATGTCATTACCCTCATCTCCGCACGAGTTGAGGCGGCAGGTTCCAGAAAGAAGTGGGCCAGACAGAAAGGATGATGAATTGGTCTTAACCTGGAACAGGATCCAAGAATCACATATGTATCAGAAtaagcctcttctaccttttgaagAATGGAATATAGACTTCTCAGAGTTGACAGTTGGAACTCGAGTTGGGATAG AAGTGTTTCGTGGCATGTGGAATGGAACTGAGGTTGCTATTAAAGTGTTTCTGGAGCAAGATCTTACTGCTGAAAATATGGAGGACTTCTGCAATGAGATCTCTATCCTAAG CCGAGCTCGACATCCAAACG TTATATTGTTCCTGGGTGCCTGTGCAAAGCCCCCACATTTATCAATGGTTACTGAATACATGGAGATGGGATCTCTATATCATCTGATCCATGTAAGTGGTCATAAGAACAGGCTTAGCTGGCCGAAGAGGCTCAATATGCTGCGGGATATATGCAG AGGGCTCATGTGCTTACATCGGATGAAGATTGTCCATCGTGATTTAAAAAGTGCAAACTGCCTTGTGAATAAGCGCTGGACGGtcaaaatttgtgattttggCCTCTCAAGAATAATGACAGATGCATCTATGAGAAACTCAACGTCCGCTGGCACTCCTGAATGGATGGCTCCAGAACTCATTCGTAATGAACCTTTCACAGAAAAATGTGACATTTTTAGCTTTGGTGTGATAATGTGGGAGCTTTACACCCTACAGAGACCATGGGAGGGTGAACCACCCGAACGG GTAATTTATGCTGTTGCCAATCAAGGATCAAGGTTAGAGTTACCCGAAGGACCCCTTGGCAGTCTAATAGCAG
- the LOC107845449 gene encoding RAF proto-oncogene serine/threonine-protein kinase isoform X3, whose product MDMEEIPVDGGFLENRYPNTSWWRSEFAEKLGSVSLDGKQEIMRNRELTEREYDRLSSQIASQIFWKTGTLSEPIPNGFYSVVPEKRLKECFEDIPTLDELHALELEGLGADVILVDAKKDKKLSMLKQLIVTLVKGLNSNPAAMIKKIAGLVADVYKRPNSELSHAKASLEEASQISENKGVQLLGQIKNSSSRPRAILFKLLADAVGLESQLVVGLPAEAASECAESYKHMSILVVLNSVELFVDLIRFPGQLIPRTTKSIYLTHIAAGESDSAENDSCDSPLEPNSPLYEFSERNDTDSSEKDDILQYQRRFESSSNAAGSSLRNMMLRSHTSIDRKLRKVITEPRTASSSPEHPSFRAHVRSMLGGDNKTSRGYSDDVSTSRSEGAPTSEVRRIRRRSISITPEIGDDIARAVRAMTEALKQNRLLKEQGENSSYHHTSNKKDGASDLKKDMSSQRAMSLPSSPHELRRQVPERSGPDRKDDELVLTWNRIQESHMYQNKPLLPFEEWNIDFSELTVGTRVGIGFFAEVFRGMWNGTEVAIKVFLEQDLTAENMEDFCNEISILSRARHPNVILFLGACAKPPHLSMVTEYMEMGSLYHLIHVSGHKNRLSWPKRLNMLRDICRGLMCLHRMKIVHRDLKSANCLVNKRWTVKICDFGLSRIMTDASMRNSTSAGTPEWMAPELIRNEPFTEKCDIFSFGVIMWELYTLQRPWEGEPPERVIYAVANQGSRLELPEGPLGSLIADCWAEPNKRPSCEEILTRLLSNELSLYYK is encoded by the exons ATGGACATGGAAGAGATACCAGTTGACGGTGGCTTTCTCGAGAATAGATACCCCAATACTTCATGGTGGCGTTCGGAATTTGCAGAAAAGCTTGGATCCGTCTCACTTGATGGCAAGCAAGAAATTATGAGGAATCGGGAACTAACTGAAAGAGAATATGATAGGTTGTCCTCTCAGATTGCTTCCCAGATTTTCTGGAAAACTGGAACACTTTCAGAACCAATACCAAATGGTTTCTACTCTGTTGTTCCT GAGAAAAGGTTaaaggaatgttttgaagacattCCTACGTTGGATGAGCTTCACGCTTTGGAGCTTGAGGGTTTAGGAGCAGATGTTATACTTGTGGATGCCAAGAAAGACAAGAAGCTCTCAATGCTGAAGCAACTGATTGTTACACTGGTGAAAGGTTTGAACTCAAATCCTGCAGCAATGATAAAAAAGATAGCTGGATTG GTGGCTGATGTTTACAAACGACCAAACTCGGAACTAAGTCATGCTAAAGCTTCACTTGAGGAAGCCTCTCAGATTTCTGAAAACAAAGGCGTCCAACTGTTGGGTCAAATAAAGAATAGTTCATCCCGTCCTCGAGCAATATTATTCAAATTGCTTGCAGATGCTGTAGGTCTTGAAAGCCAGCTAGTTGTG GGTTTGCCTGCTGAAGCAGCATCTGAGTGTGCAGAATCGTATAAGCACATGTCTATACTAGTTGTGCTAAATTCTGTGGAGCTATTTGTGGACCTTATTCGTTTTCCTGGTCAACTTATTCCACGAACAACCAAGTCTATTTACCTAACCCACATAGCTGCTGGGGAAAGTGATTCTGCAGAAAATGATTCCTGTGATTCACCTCTGGAGCCTAATAGCCCCCTCTATGAGTTTTCAGAGAGAAATGATACTGATAG TTCTGAGAAAGATGACATCCTCCAGTATCAGAGGAGATTTGAATCATCTTCAAATGCTGCAGGATCTTCATTGAGGAATATGATGTTACGTTCTCACACTTCAATTGACAGAAAACTGAG GAAAGTTATAACAGAACCGAGGACTGCAAGTTCAAG TCCTGAGCATCCTTCATTTAGAGCACATGTACGGTCCATGCTTGGTGGTGATAACAAAACTTCGAGAGGTTATTCAGATGATGTTTCTACTTCAAG GTCAGAAGGTGCACCGACATCAGAAGTACGGCGAATACGAAGAAGAAGTATTAGTATAACTCCAGAAATTGGTGATGACATTGCAAG GGCTGTTAGAGCAATGACTGAAGCACTTAAGCAGAACCGACTTTTGAAAGAACAAGGGGAGAATAGTTCATATCATCACACTTCAAACAAAAAAGATGGTGCTTCAGATCTGAAAAAAGAT ATGAGTTCACAGAGAGCAATGTCATTACCCTCATCTCCGCACGAGTTGAGGCGGCAGGTTCCAGAAAGAAGTGGGCCAGACAGAAAGGATGATGAATTGGTCTTAACCTGGAACAGGATCCAAGAATCACATATGTATCAGAAtaagcctcttctaccttttgaagAATGGAATATAGACTTCTCAGAGTTGACAGTTGGAACTCGAGTTGGGATAG GGTTCTTTGCAGAAGTGTTTCGTGGCATGTGGAATGGAACTGAGGTTGCTATTAAAGTGTTTCTGGAGCAAGATCTTACTGCTGAAAATATGGAGGACTTCTGCAATGAGATCTCTATCCTAAG CCGAGCTCGACATCCAAACG TTATATTGTTCCTGGGTGCCTGTGCAAAGCCCCCACATTTATCAATGGTTACTGAATACATGGAGATGGGATCTCTATATCATCTGATCCATGTAAGTGGTCATAAGAACAGGCTTAGCTGGCCGAAGAGGCTCAATATGCTGCGGGATATATGCAG AGGGCTCATGTGCTTACATCGGATGAAGATTGTCCATCGTGATTTAAAAAGTGCAAACTGCCTTGTGAATAAGCGCTGGACGGtcaaaatttgtgattttggCCTCTCAAGAATAATGACAGATGCATCTATGAGAAACTCAACGTCCGCTGGCACTCCTGAATGGATGGCTCCAGAACTCATTCGTAATGAACCTTTCACAGAAAAATGTGACATTTTTAGCTTTGGTGTGATAATGTGGGAGCTTTACACCCTACAGAGACCATGGGAGGGTGAACCACCCGAACGG GTAATTTATGCTGTTGCCAATCAAGGATCAAGGTTAGAGTTACCCGAAGGACCCCTTGGCAGTCTAATAGCAG
- the LOC107845449 gene encoding dual specificity protein kinase splB isoform X1: MDMEEIPVDGGFLENRYPNTSWWRSEFAEKLGSVSLDGKQEIMRNRELTEREYDRLSSQIASQIFWKTGTLSEPIPNGFYSVVPEKRLKECFEDIPTLDELHALELEGLGADVILVDAKKDKKLSMLKQLIVTLVKGLNSNPAAMIKKIAGLVADVYKRPNSELSHAKASLEEASQISENKGVQLLGQIKNSSSRPRAILFKLLADAVGLESQLVVGLPAEAASECAESYKHMSILVVLNSVELFVDLIRFPGQLIPRTTKSIYLTHIAAGESDSAENDSCDSPLEPNSPLYEFSERNDTDSSEKDDILQYQRRFESSSNAAGSSLRNMMLRSHTSIDRKLSLSQSEPNTTTIWRRGCRKVITEPRTASSSPEHPSFRAHVRSMLGGDNKTSRGYSDDVSTSRSEGAPTSEVRRIRRRSISITPEIGDDIARAVRAMTEALKQNRLLKEQGENSSYHHTSNKKDGASDLKKDMSSQRAMSLPSSPHELRRQVPERSGPDRKDDELVLTWNRIQESHMYQNKPLLPFEEWNIDFSELTVGTRVGIGFFAEVFRGMWNGTEVAIKVFLEQDLTAENMEDFCNEISILSRARHPNVILFLGACAKPPHLSMVTEYMEMGSLYHLIHVSGHKNRLSWPKRLNMLRDICRGLMCLHRMKIVHRDLKSANCLVNKRWTVKICDFGLSRIMTDASMRNSTSAGTPEWMAPELIRNEPFTEKCDIFSFGVIMWELYTLQRPWEGEPPERVIYAVANQGSRLELPEGPLGSLIADCWAEPNKRPSCEEILTRLLSNELSLYYK, translated from the exons ATGGACATGGAAGAGATACCAGTTGACGGTGGCTTTCTCGAGAATAGATACCCCAATACTTCATGGTGGCGTTCGGAATTTGCAGAAAAGCTTGGATCCGTCTCACTTGATGGCAAGCAAGAAATTATGAGGAATCGGGAACTAACTGAAAGAGAATATGATAGGTTGTCCTCTCAGATTGCTTCCCAGATTTTCTGGAAAACTGGAACACTTTCAGAACCAATACCAAATGGTTTCTACTCTGTTGTTCCT GAGAAAAGGTTaaaggaatgttttgaagacattCCTACGTTGGATGAGCTTCACGCTTTGGAGCTTGAGGGTTTAGGAGCAGATGTTATACTTGTGGATGCCAAGAAAGACAAGAAGCTCTCAATGCTGAAGCAACTGATTGTTACACTGGTGAAAGGTTTGAACTCAAATCCTGCAGCAATGATAAAAAAGATAGCTGGATTG GTGGCTGATGTTTACAAACGACCAAACTCGGAACTAAGTCATGCTAAAGCTTCACTTGAGGAAGCCTCTCAGATTTCTGAAAACAAAGGCGTCCAACTGTTGGGTCAAATAAAGAATAGTTCATCCCGTCCTCGAGCAATATTATTCAAATTGCTTGCAGATGCTGTAGGTCTTGAAAGCCAGCTAGTTGTG GGTTTGCCTGCTGAAGCAGCATCTGAGTGTGCAGAATCGTATAAGCACATGTCTATACTAGTTGTGCTAAATTCTGTGGAGCTATTTGTGGACCTTATTCGTTTTCCTGGTCAACTTATTCCACGAACAACCAAGTCTATTTACCTAACCCACATAGCTGCTGGGGAAAGTGATTCTGCAGAAAATGATTCCTGTGATTCACCTCTGGAGCCTAATAGCCCCCTCTATGAGTTTTCAGAGAGAAATGATACTGATAG TTCTGAGAAAGATGACATCCTCCAGTATCAGAGGAGATTTGAATCATCTTCAAATGCTGCAGGATCTTCATTGAGGAATATGATGTTACGTTCTCACACTTCAATTGACAGAAAACTGAG TTTGTCTCAAAGTGAACCTAATACTACAACCATTTGGAGAAGAGGTTGCAGGAAAGTTATAACAGAACCGAGGACTGCAAGTTCAAG TCCTGAGCATCCTTCATTTAGAGCACATGTACGGTCCATGCTTGGTGGTGATAACAAAACTTCGAGAGGTTATTCAGATGATGTTTCTACTTCAAG GTCAGAAGGTGCACCGACATCAGAAGTACGGCGAATACGAAGAAGAAGTATTAGTATAACTCCAGAAATTGGTGATGACATTGCAAG GGCTGTTAGAGCAATGACTGAAGCACTTAAGCAGAACCGACTTTTGAAAGAACAAGGGGAGAATAGTTCATATCATCACACTTCAAACAAAAAAGATGGTGCTTCAGATCTGAAAAAAGAT ATGAGTTCACAGAGAGCAATGTCATTACCCTCATCTCCGCACGAGTTGAGGCGGCAGGTTCCAGAAAGAAGTGGGCCAGACAGAAAGGATGATGAATTGGTCTTAACCTGGAACAGGATCCAAGAATCACATATGTATCAGAAtaagcctcttctaccttttgaagAATGGAATATAGACTTCTCAGAGTTGACAGTTGGAACTCGAGTTGGGATAG GGTTCTTTGCAGAAGTGTTTCGTGGCATGTGGAATGGAACTGAGGTTGCTATTAAAGTGTTTCTGGAGCAAGATCTTACTGCTGAAAATATGGAGGACTTCTGCAATGAGATCTCTATCCTAAG CCGAGCTCGACATCCAAACG TTATATTGTTCCTGGGTGCCTGTGCAAAGCCCCCACATTTATCAATGGTTACTGAATACATGGAGATGGGATCTCTATATCATCTGATCCATGTAAGTGGTCATAAGAACAGGCTTAGCTGGCCGAAGAGGCTCAATATGCTGCGGGATATATGCAG AGGGCTCATGTGCTTACATCGGATGAAGATTGTCCATCGTGATTTAAAAAGTGCAAACTGCCTTGTGAATAAGCGCTGGACGGtcaaaatttgtgattttggCCTCTCAAGAATAATGACAGATGCATCTATGAGAAACTCAACGTCCGCTGGCACTCCTGAATGGATGGCTCCAGAACTCATTCGTAATGAACCTTTCACAGAAAAATGTGACATTTTTAGCTTTGGTGTGATAATGTGGGAGCTTTACACCCTACAGAGACCATGGGAGGGTGAACCACCCGAACGG GTAATTTATGCTGTTGCCAATCAAGGATCAAGGTTAGAGTTACCCGAAGGACCCCTTGGCAGTCTAATAGCAG